A genomic segment from Thermostichus lividus PCC 6715 encodes:
- the hemF gene encoding oxygen-dependent coproporphyrinogen oxidase: protein MTVATSAPTTLPSDSRQRVSSFLKTLQDQICQGLEAADGGAQFQEDSWQRPEGGGGRSRVMKNGNLLEQGGVNFSEVWGEQLPPSILSQRPEAAGHGFYATGTSMVLHPRNPYVPTVHLNYRYFEAGPVWWFGGGADLTPYYPFAEDAQHFHRVHKAACDRHHSEYYPVFKRWCDEYFYLKHRGESRGIGGIFFDYQDGSEGELYRGPNLDGDAASYSRQVGAVAPRSWESLFAFIQSCGQAFLEAYLPIVERRRHIEYGDRERQFQLYRRGRYVEFNLVYDRGTIFGLQTNGRTESILMSLPPLVRWEYNYTPEPNSPEAELYTTFLKAQDWVNWSH from the coding sequence ATGACTGTTGCAACTTCTGCTCCCACCACACTGCCCAGTGACTCCCGCCAGCGGGTGTCCTCCTTCCTCAAAACCCTTCAGGATCAGATTTGCCAAGGGTTAGAAGCAGCGGATGGCGGTGCCCAGTTCCAAGAGGATAGTTGGCAGCGACCCGAAGGAGGGGGCGGGCGCTCCCGGGTGATGAAGAACGGGAACCTGCTCGAGCAGGGCGGCGTTAACTTTTCCGAAGTGTGGGGGGAGCAGTTACCGCCTTCCATTCTCAGCCAACGCCCAGAAGCCGCTGGCCATGGATTTTATGCCACGGGCACTTCTATGGTGCTGCATCCGCGCAACCCCTATGTGCCAACAGTGCACCTCAACTACCGCTACTTTGAGGCAGGGCCAGTGTGGTGGTTTGGTGGAGGGGCAGACTTAACCCCCTACTACCCCTTTGCGGAAGATGCCCAGCACTTTCACCGTGTTCACAAGGCCGCGTGCGATCGCCACCACAGTGAGTACTATCCCGTCTTCAAACGTTGGTGCGATGAGTACTTTTATTTGAAGCATCGCGGTGAATCTCGCGGGATTGGCGGCATTTTCTTTGACTACCAAGACGGTAGCGAGGGGGAACTCTATCGCGGCCCAAATCTTGACGGCGATGCCGCCAGTTATAGCCGCCAGGTGGGTGCGGTTGCCCCCCGCTCTTGGGAGAGCCTCTTTGCCTTTATCCAAAGCTGCGGTCAAGCCTTTTTAGAGGCGTACCTACCCATTGTTGAACGGCGGCGGCATATTGAGTATGGCGATCGCGAACGTCAATTTCAACTCTATCGCCGTGGCCGCTACGTCGAATTCAACTTAGTCTATGACCGAGGCACCATTTTTGGGCTACAAACCAATGGCCGTACCGAGTCTATTTTAATGTCCTTGCCGCCCTTGGTGCGCTGGGAGTACAACTACACCCCTGAGCCGAACAGCCCTGAAGCGGAACTCTACACCACGTTCCTCAAAGCCCAAGATTGGGTGAACTGGTCCCACTAA
- a CDS encoding cofactor assembly of complex C subunit B — protein sequence MGATLLRYLPLATGVLGGTLLLVNRLLTVEPTPAQARSDVVGVILAAVLILTTLIWQQVQPRPPEAVILEGEEGFELAPDLPDALKTELAWASYTLLTNTPTKSIVLWRSDRPLLRRGILGPRTMTQAGAIVQRALRTQRPIYLVNLALYPGRIEFDYLPPNTQGVICQPINETTVLILGANAPRSYTKQDEQWVAAIAAKLDQALQATVE from the coding sequence ATGGGAGCGACCCTCCTGCGGTACTTGCCGCTAGCCACGGGGGTTCTTGGGGGCACGCTGCTGCTGGTGAACCGCCTGCTGACCGTTGAACCAACCCCTGCCCAAGCCCGGTCTGATGTAGTTGGCGTGATTTTAGCCGCTGTCTTGATCTTAACCACCCTCATTTGGCAGCAGGTGCAGCCGCGGCCACCAGAGGCGGTGATCTTAGAGGGCGAGGAGGGCTTTGAATTGGCACCGGACTTGCCCGATGCCCTTAAAACCGAGTTGGCGTGGGCCTCCTATACGTTGCTAACGAACACGCCGACAAAGTCTATTGTGCTGTGGCGGAGCGATCGCCCCCTCCTACGGCGGGGGATATTGGGGCCGCGAACCATGACCCAAGCTGGTGCCATTGTCCAGCGCGCCCTGAGGACGCAGCGCCCCATCTATCTAGTCAATTTAGCCCTTTACCCAGGACGCATTGAATTTGACTATTTACCCCCCAACACCCAAGGGGTGATCTGCCAACCCATCAACGAGACAACCGTACTGATCCTCGGTGCTAACGCCCCCCGCAGCTATACCAAACAGGACGAGCAATGGGTGGCCGCCATTGCGGCCAAGTTAGATCAGGCTCTGCAGGCAACGGTAGAATAG
- the bchI gene encoding magnesium chelatase ATPase subunit I, giving the protein MPVPATAVPRRPVFPFAAIVGQDEMKLSLLLNVIDPKIGGVMIMGDRGTGKSTTIRALADLLPDIEVVADDPFNSHPSDPDLMSDAVKERVAAGEPIATTTKKVPMVDLPLGATEDRVCGTIDIEKALAEGVKAFEPGLLAKANRGILYVDEVNLLDDHLVDVLLDAAASGWNTVEREGISIRHPARFVLVGSGNPEEGELRPQLLDRFGMHAEIRTVKDPTLRVEIVEQRSRFDHDPEGFLAQYQREQEALQAKLVAAQALLPKVTIDHELRINISHVCAELDVDGLRGDLVTNRAAKALAALEGRTDVNVSDIARVIVLCLRHRLRKDPLESIDSGYKVGKVFQEVFGVDLAALHAAA; this is encoded by the coding sequence ATGCCTGTGCCTGCCACTGCTGTCCCCCGTCGGCCTGTTTTTCCCTTTGCGGCAATTGTTGGCCAAGACGAAATGAAGCTGTCATTGTTGCTGAATGTCATTGACCCCAAAATTGGCGGGGTAATGATCATGGGCGATCGCGGCACAGGTAAATCCACCACCATTCGTGCCCTTGCCGACCTGCTGCCGGACATTGAGGTTGTCGCTGACGATCCCTTTAATAGCCATCCCAGTGATCCCGACCTGATGAGTGATGCAGTCAAGGAGAGGGTGGCTGCGGGAGAGCCGATCGCCACCACCACTAAGAAAGTGCCGATGGTGGATCTCCCCCTAGGGGCAACAGAAGACCGTGTTTGTGGCACCATTGATATTGAAAAAGCCCTTGCCGAAGGGGTCAAAGCCTTTGAACCCGGCCTGCTGGCCAAGGCTAACCGCGGTATCCTCTACGTGGATGAAGTCAACCTCCTAGACGATCACCTTGTGGATGTCCTTCTAGATGCTGCCGCCTCCGGCTGGAACACGGTTGAGCGCGAGGGGATTTCAATTCGTCACCCCGCGCGGTTTGTCCTTGTGGGATCCGGCAACCCAGAAGAGGGGGAATTGCGGCCCCAACTCCTTGATCGCTTTGGGATGCACGCAGAAATCCGCACCGTCAAAGATCCAACACTGCGGGTGGAAATTGTCGAGCAGCGATCGCGCTTTGACCACGATCCCGAAGGCTTTTTAGCCCAGTACCAAAGAGAGCAGGAAGCCCTTCAGGCCAAGCTAGTCGCAGCACAGGCACTGCTGCCCAAGGTAACCATTGACCACGAACTGCGGATCAATATTTCCCACGTCTGCGCTGAGCTGGATGTGGATGGCCTGCGTGGAGATCTGGTCACCAACCGTGCAGCTAAGGCGCTAGCCGCTTTGGAGGGGCGTACAGATGTGAACGTCAGCGATATTGCCCGGGTGATTGTCCTCTGTTTGCGCCACCGCCTTCGGAAAGACCCGCTGGAGTCTATTGACTCTGGCTATAAGGTGGGGAAAGTGTTCCAAGAGGTGTTTGGGGTTGATTTAGCGGCGCTCCACGCTGCAGCCTAA
- a CDS encoding pyridoxine 5'-phosphate synthase — MVTLGVNIDHVATIRQARRTVEPDPVAAAVLAELGGADGITVHLREDRRHIQERDVRLLRQTVRSHLNLEMAATPEMVAIALDLRPDYVTLVPERREEVTTEGGLDVLGQQESLTQVVQTLQGKGIPVSLFIDADPAQLNAAASTGAQLVELHTGRYAEAKGEAAQQQELAALAQGVSTAKALGLRVNAGHGLTYQNVQAVARLEGMEELNIGHTIISRAVLVGLVQAVRDMKALLSG, encoded by the coding sequence TTGGTAACCCTCGGTGTCAACATTGACCATGTGGCAACCATCCGCCAAGCCCGCCGCACTGTCGAGCCAGATCCGGTTGCCGCTGCTGTTTTGGCTGAACTGGGTGGTGCTGATGGGATTACGGTGCACCTGCGCGAAGACCGTCGCCATATTCAGGAGCGGGATGTGCGACTGCTGCGCCAAACCGTGCGCAGCCACCTGAACCTAGAAATGGCTGCGACTCCAGAGATGGTGGCGATCGCCCTCGACCTGCGCCCAGATTATGTCACCCTTGTGCCGGAGCGGCGGGAGGAAGTGACCACGGAAGGGGGGTTGGATGTCCTAGGGCAGCAAGAGAGCCTCACCCAAGTGGTGCAGACGCTGCAAGGAAAGGGGATTCCGGTCAGTTTGTTTATTGATGCCGATCCAGCGCAGTTAAACGCTGCCGCCAGCACCGGTGCCCAGTTGGTTGAACTGCACACAGGGCGCTATGCCGAAGCCAAGGGGGAAGCCGCGCAGCAGCAAGAGTTAGCGGCACTGGCTCAGGGAGTTAGCACTGCCAAAGCCTTAGGGTTACGGGTGAATGCCGGTCATGGCCTCACCTACCAAAATGTTCAGGCTGTCGCCCGCCTTGAAGGTATGGAAGAGTTAAATATTGGCCACACCATTATTAGCCGTGCCGTCTTGGTGGGATTGGTACAGGCGGTACGGGATATGAAAGCACTCCTCAGCGGCTAG